The following coding sequences are from one Eucalyptus grandis isolate ANBG69807.140 chromosome 11, ASM1654582v1, whole genome shotgun sequence window:
- the LOC104427630 gene encoding MDIS1-interacting receptor like kinase 2, protein MERGSLRTVLNDDERAGEFQWDKRVNVVRGVADALSNMHHECSPSLLHRDLTSNNILLDLNYEARVSDFGTARLLRPDSSNWTAIAGTIGYIAPELAYSTVPTEKCDVYSFGVVALEAIMGKHPGDHISWEYSSSAQTESMMLKDVLDQRLSPSGLGLRDAQDVVLIAKLAFECLQANPRLRPTMGQVSREVRFQVPLDMPLSTVSLEQLRILNVKRIGAFQEMR, encoded by the exons ATGGAAAGAGGAAGCTTGAGGACAGTTTTGAACGATGATGAAAGAGCTGGAGAATTTCAATGGGACAAGAGGGTAAATGTGGTCCGAGGAGTTGCGGACGCATTGTCCAATATGCATCACGAATGTTCACCTTCGTTATTACATCGGGACTTGACCAGTAACAACATTCTATTGGATCTCAATTACGAGGCTCGTgtttctgattttggcactGCAAGACTATTGAGGCCGGATTCATCAAACTGGACTGCTATTGCTGGCACCATTGGGTATATTGCTCCAG AGCTGGCTTATTCCACAGTTCCTACAGAAAAGTGTGAtgtatatagctttggagttgttgcATTAGAGGCAATCATGGGAAAGCATCCAGGAGATCATATCTCTTGGGAGTATTCATCATCCGCCCAAACTGAGTCGATGATGTTGAAGGATGTGCTAGATCAACGACTCTCGCCTTCAGGACTTGGCCTTCGAGATGCGCAGGATGTGGTCTTGATTGCCAAGCTAGCGTTTGAGTGCTTGCAAGCCAATCCGAGGCTTAGACCGACCATGGGACAAGTCTCACGTGAGGTTCGCTTTCAAGTACCTCTGGATATGCCACTCTCTACAGTCAGTTTAGAGCAACTTCGCATTCTTAATGTCAAAAGAATTGGAGCATTCCAGGAGATG AGGTAA